The proteins below are encoded in one region of Halococcus saccharolyticus DSM 5350:
- a CDS encoding DUF7344 domain-containing protein, protein MSDVPLDSTDGRSGTDFDTTPSVTPDDAFAALADPRRRTVVTALREHSGDTMAIETLVDHVTSQEAPSAATRRHVRTSIADVELPKLDDWGLVEYDSARSTVRYIASPLVEGLLAHVAENDR, encoded by the coding sequence ATGTCCGATGTGCCGCTCGACTCGACCGACGGTCGCTCCGGCACCGACTTCGACACGACGCCATCGGTGACGCCCGACGACGCGTTCGCCGCACTCGCCGATCCGCGCCGGCGCACCGTCGTCACCGCGCTTCGCGAACACAGCGGCGACACCATGGCCATCGAGACGCTCGTCGATCACGTCACCTCCCAGGAAGCACCCTCCGCAGCGACCCGCCGACACGTCCGCACGTCGATCGCCGACGTCGAACTCCCGAAACTCGACGATTGGGGTCTCGTCGAGTACGACAGCGCCCGGAGTACGGTCCGCTACATCGCCTCACCGCTCGTCGAGGGGCTACTGGCACACGTCGCCGAGAACGATCGGTAG
- a CDS encoding heme-binding protein, producing the protein MDRREPPRTEEGWYVLHDFRTVDWDAWRAAPDRERQRAIEEGIDYLTAHEAVADADAGGSATFSVLGHDADLLVLHLRPSMAHLDTAERRFEATALADFTEQTDSYLSVTEVSGYMSQDYFEGEEVEDTGMARYIESRLKPDIPDMEHVSFYPMDKRRGPEDNWYDLPFDERSDLMSGHGDIGRDYAGDVTQIITGSVGFDDYEWGVTLFADDPAQIKKLLYEMRFDPSSSRYAEFGRFRFGRRFPPEDLGALLAGEPVPTGEDTSHHHGDASAHGERHHDEGHHGGRSDDDHDDESEQDIREALADEDIYAGQPHGEDVHAMVLYSEAEPATLADDVDGLRGNFEHYDTHVKTAVYTNSEARSASDASGETASTDGGNAAVVSIWDTASAAETAGGFLADLPGVVSRAEVGELEGEEAGFGTMGMFYTTKPEHREEFVEKFATVGDLLADMDGHHETDLLVNRADENDMFIASQWRSREDAMEFFRSDAFADTVSWGQDVLADRPRHVFLT; encoded by the coding sequence ATGGACCGACGAGAGCCACCGCGGACCGAGGAAGGGTGGTACGTGCTCCACGACTTTCGGACGGTGGACTGGGACGCGTGGCGCGCGGCCCCCGACCGTGAGCGCCAGCGCGCGATCGAGGAGGGGATCGACTACCTCACGGCCCACGAGGCCGTCGCGGACGCCGACGCGGGCGGGTCGGCGACGTTCAGCGTGCTCGGCCACGACGCCGATCTCCTCGTGCTCCACCTCCGGCCGTCGATGGCCCACCTCGATACCGCCGAACGACGGTTCGAGGCCACGGCGCTCGCCGATTTCACCGAACAGACCGACTCCTACCTCTCGGTCACGGAGGTCTCGGGCTACATGTCCCAGGACTACTTCGAAGGCGAGGAGGTCGAGGACACCGGGATGGCGCGCTACATCGAATCCCGGTTGAAGCCCGACATCCCCGACATGGAGCACGTCTCCTTCTACCCGATGGACAAGCGCCGTGGGCCCGAGGACAACTGGTACGATCTCCCTTTCGACGAGCGGAGCGACCTCATGAGCGGCCACGGCGACATCGGCCGCGACTACGCCGGCGACGTCACCCAGATCATCACCGGCAGCGTCGGGTTCGACGATTATGAGTGGGGCGTTACTCTCTTCGCGGACGACCCCGCACAGATCAAGAAACTCCTCTACGAGATGCGGTTCGATCCGTCGAGTTCGCGCTACGCCGAGTTCGGCCGGTTCCGTTTCGGTCGGCGGTTCCCCCCGGAGGACCTCGGCGCGCTCCTCGCCGGCGAGCCAGTTCCCACGGGCGAGGACACCAGCCATCATCACGGCGACGCGAGCGCACACGGCGAACGCCACCACGACGAAGGCCATCACGGTGGTCGTTCCGACGACGATCACGATGACGAGAGCGAGCAGGACATTCGGGAGGCACTCGCCGACGAGGACATCTACGCCGGCCAACCTCACGGCGAGGATGTCCACGCGATGGTGCTCTACTCCGAGGCCGAGCCCGCAACCCTCGCCGACGATGTCGACGGCCTCCGCGGGAACTTCGAACACTACGACACTCACGTCAAGACCGCGGTCTATACGAATAGCGAGGCGCGAAGCGCCTCGGATGCGAGCGGTGAAACCGCGAGCACGGACGGTGGCAACGCGGCAGTCGTGAGCATCTGGGACACCGCGAGCGCCGCCGAGACCGCCGGTGGCTTCCTCGCCGATCTCCCGGGCGTCGTCTCGCGCGCGGAAGTCGGTGAGCTGGAGGGCGAAGAAGCGGGCTTCGGCACGATGGGGATGTTCTACACCACGAAGCCAGAACACCGTGAGGAGTTCGTCGAGAAGTTCGCCACCGTTGGCGACCTCCTCGCCGACATGGACGGCCACCACGAAACCGATCTCCTCGTCAACCGTGCGGACGAAAACGATATGTTCATCGCCAGCCAGTGGCGCTCGCGCGAAGACGCGATGGAGTTCTTCCGAAGCGACGCGTTCGCCGACACCGTCTCGTGGGGTCAGGACGTGCTCGCGGACCGGCCGCGCCACGTTTTCCTCACCTGA
- a CDS encoding formate/nitrite transporter family protein: MSANEDGPTGATLSYRKILEREMENALKEMDRPAVGTFISGFSAGLNLSFGALFMAMVLTFAGGFDSTLTKQVTLAGVSSIAFLFVVIGQTELFTAHSTMAVLPVLDGRASLRDLGQIWSVTYVSNLLGCAAFVALIAAIGEPMGIAEPSAFGSLAGALVGLPWWTITLSGVVAGWLMGMATWLSAASRDTVGRIVFVLLTTAAIGFGPFHHAILGTTEVLSAIVLDAGVAPGAFVPFIVFTTIGNVLGGTVFVALLNYGHIALAGEEKDVDFQANGIEDS; encoded by the coding sequence ATGAGTGCAAACGAGGACGGCCCCACCGGCGCGACGCTCTCCTATCGCAAGATCCTCGAGCGCGAGATGGAGAACGCCCTGAAAGAGATGGACCGGCCCGCGGTCGGGACGTTCATCTCGGGCTTTTCGGCCGGGCTCAACCTGAGCTTCGGGGCGCTGTTCATGGCGATGGTGCTGACCTTCGCGGGCGGGTTCGACTCGACACTCACCAAACAGGTCACGCTCGCCGGTGTCTCCTCGATCGCGTTTCTGTTCGTCGTCATCGGTCAGACCGAACTCTTTACTGCTCACTCCACGATGGCTGTCCTCCCGGTGCTCGACGGCCGAGCGTCGCTTCGTGATCTCGGACAGATCTGGAGCGTAACCTACGTCTCGAACCTGCTCGGCTGTGCGGCGTTCGTCGCACTCATCGCGGCGATCGGCGAACCGATGGGGATCGCCGAGCCGAGCGCGTTCGGCTCGCTCGCGGGCGCGCTCGTCGGTCTTCCGTGGTGGACGATCACCCTGTCGGGAGTCGTCGCGGGGTGGTTGATGGGGATGGCGACGTGGCTCTCGGCCGCCAGTCGCGACACCGTCGGCCGAATCGTCTTCGTGTTGCTCACGACCGCTGCCATCGGGTTCGGGCCGTTCCACCACGCGATCCTCGGCACGACGGAAGTACTCTCGGCGATCGTCCTCGATGCGGGCGTCGCGCCGGGCGCGTTCGTCCCGTTCATCGTCTTCACGACCATCGGCAACGTGCTCGGCGGGACGGTCTTCGTCGCACTCCTCAACTACGGCCACATCGCTCTCGCGGGCGAGGAGAAAGACGTGGACTTCCAAGCGAACGGTATCGAGGATTCCTGA
- a CDS encoding HPP family protein gives MDDRLATGLHTGLLIAVIGVLAWATGLPALFPSLGPSAFVLATFPESEASDTRRVVVSHAIGVVTGLATYHLFAGGIVVTSEIAPLSLPGLRLAASGVGAIVLTVMGMIHLGVRHPPACATTLIVALGLLSSPLEGVLIVAAVAVLLGVQRLLLLTDAALDRRGVFAIGRSRSD, from the coding sequence ATGGACGATCGGCTCGCCACGGGCCTCCATACGGGGCTGCTCATCGCCGTCATCGGTGTGCTCGCGTGGGCAACGGGCCTGCCGGCGCTGTTTCCGAGCCTCGGCCCCTCGGCGTTCGTTCTCGCCACCTTCCCCGAGAGCGAGGCGAGCGACACCCGGCGAGTGGTCGTGAGCCACGCGATCGGCGTCGTCACCGGCCTCGCTACCTACCACCTCTTCGCCGGCGGTATCGTCGTGACGAGCGAGATCGCGCCACTCTCGCTCCCCGGTCTCCGACTCGCTGCCAGCGGCGTCGGGGCCATCGTACTCACCGTGATGGGGATGATCCATCTCGGCGTCCGTCACCCGCCGGCGTGTGCGACGACGCTGATCGTCGCGCTCGGACTGCTATCGAGTCCTCTCGAAGGCGTCCTGATCGTCGCTGCCGTGGCCGTTCTCCTCGGAGTACAGCGATTACTCCTGCTGACCGACGCGGCACTCGATAGGCGCGGCGTTTTCGCCATCGGTCGATCGCGCTCCGACTGA
- a CDS encoding universal stress protein: MGRRLLVPLTDSTHSWPGLEHALTIFPEADVTVLNVIDPTGAGYGERSGDSETAADTAETAAEELFAAADELAAEYDATLDTAVVEGRPADAITAYADDHDIDAIVMGSRGRSGVSRVLLGSVAGTVVQDSSVPVTVVP; this comes from the coding sequence ATGGGCCGACGATTGCTCGTCCCGTTGACCGACTCGACACACTCCTGGCCCGGACTCGAACACGCACTCACGATCTTTCCCGAGGCCGACGTCACTGTACTGAACGTCATCGACCCGACGGGAGCGGGCTATGGTGAGCGATCCGGCGACAGTGAAACGGCCGCCGACACCGCCGAAACGGCCGCCGAGGAGCTGTTCGCGGCAGCCGACGAACTGGCGGCGGAGTACGACGCGACGCTCGATACGGCGGTCGTCGAGGGTCGGCCTGCCGACGCCATCACCGCGTACGCCGACGACCACGACATCGACGCGATCGTCATGGGAAGCCGCGGGCGTTCCGGCGTCTCGCGCGTCCTGCTGGGAAGCGTCGCAGGGACGGTCGTGCAGGACTCGTCCGTCCCGGTGACCGTCGTCCCCTGA
- a CDS encoding site-2 protease family protein, which produces MVSTLVWVLSGLLLYTLVATALQSWGVLPSSVRVSGPITTIHTQRGKEFLDWLAGPKRFWRAWANVGVGIALVVMAGSFLAVLFSAVRIFNQPESTVIRQPQDALVIPGVNQFLPLSVAPEIVFGLLVGLVVHEGGHGLLCRVEDIDIESMGLALLAVIPMGAFVEPDEESQARADRGDRTRMFAAGVTNNFAITVIAFALLFGPVVGSIAAAPGVPVGGALNGTPAADAGIDRGDVITHIDGQQVANASEFDAALADANRTVAVSLQDGNTTTVQRSVVVTSAVVDGPLATGTSIEAVNGTAVGTENAFHAALENRSTAQLSTDNGTVTMPVGAAATVTPGGPLANASDGLAGESVVVTRIAGERTPNRSALSDVLDGTEPNERVRVEAVVNDDRGNYSVQLNENPDTGNGFLGVRISPGTTGIVVDDFGIQSYPASQYLGLLGGGGGDGAGGAGGLGGSLVAQFLAVISLPFAGAVPGSSGLVSFAGFVGPVRNYFTITGPLSFLGGSVFTLANVLFWTGWINVNLGLFNCIPSFPLDGGHIFRASTEAVVSRLPIGSRQALAGAVTTAVTLTMIGALVVMIFGPTVLAG; this is translated from the coding sequence ATGGTTAGCACGCTGGTGTGGGTGCTTTCGGGGCTTCTCCTCTATACACTCGTTGCGACGGCGCTCCAGTCGTGGGGCGTCCTGCCGAGTTCGGTTCGGGTGTCGGGGCCGATCACGACGATCCACACCCAGCGCGGAAAGGAGTTTCTCGACTGGCTCGCGGGACCGAAGCGGTTCTGGCGGGCGTGGGCCAACGTCGGCGTCGGGATCGCGCTGGTGGTGATGGCTGGCTCCTTCCTCGCGGTGCTCTTCAGCGCCGTCAGGATCTTCAACCAGCCCGAATCCACGGTAATCAGGCAGCCACAGGACGCGCTCGTGATCCCTGGCGTCAACCAGTTCTTGCCGCTCTCGGTCGCGCCCGAGATCGTGTTCGGCCTTCTCGTCGGTCTGGTGGTTCACGAGGGTGGCCACGGCCTGCTCTGTCGGGTCGAAGACATCGACATCGAATCGATGGGACTCGCGCTGCTCGCGGTGATCCCGATGGGCGCGTTCGTCGAACCCGACGAAGAGAGTCAGGCGCGCGCCGACCGCGGAGACCGCACCCGGATGTTCGCTGCGGGCGTCACCAACAACTTCGCGATCACGGTAATCGCGTTCGCCCTCCTCTTCGGCCCGGTGGTCGGCTCGATCGCGGCCGCACCCGGCGTTCCCGTCGGCGGGGCGCTCAACGGCACTCCCGCCGCCGACGCCGGTATCGATCGTGGCGACGTCATCACCCACATCGACGGGCAGCAGGTGGCGAACGCGAGCGAGTTCGACGCCGCGCTCGCGGACGCGAACCGCACAGTCGCGGTCTCGCTACAGGACGGCAACACTACCACGGTACAGCGGTCGGTCGTCGTCACCAGCGCGGTCGTGGACGGACCGCTCGCCACCGGAACGTCGATCGAGGCGGTCAACGGGACCGCCGTCGGCACCGAGAACGCCTTCCACGCAGCGCTCGAAAACCGATCGACGGCACAGCTTTCGACCGACAACGGAACCGTGACGATGCCCGTCGGCGCGGCCGCGACCGTCACGCCCGGCGGTCCACTCGCGAACGCGAGCGACGGCCTTGCGGGTGAGTCGGTTGTCGTCACCCGTATTGCCGGCGAGCGCACGCCGAACCGGTCGGCGTTGAGCGACGTGCTCGATGGGACCGAACCGAACGAGAGGGTGCGTGTCGAGGCGGTCGTGAACGACGACCGCGGCAACTACTCGGTACAATTGAACGAGAACCCCGATACCGGTAACGGATTCCTCGGCGTCAGAATCTCACCCGGCACGACTGGGATCGTGGTCGACGACTTCGGCATTCAGTCGTATCCCGCCTCGCAGTATCTCGGCCTGCTCGGCGGTGGCGGTGGAGACGGAGCAGGTGGAGCCGGTGGCCTGGGCGGCTCGCTGGTCGCACAGTTCCTCGCCGTGATCTCACTGCCGTTCGCGGGCGCGGTTCCGGGGAGCAGCGGGCTCGTCAGCTTTGCAGGCTTCGTCGGCCCAGTCAGGAACTACTTCACCATCACGGGACCGCTGTCGTTCCTCGGCGGGAGCGTGTTCACCCTCGCGAACGTGCTGTTCTGGACCGGCTGGATCAACGTCAACCTCGGGCTGTTCAACTGTATCCCCTCGTTCCCGCTCGACGGCGGCCACATCTTCCGGGCGAGCACCGAAGCGGTGGTTTCCCGGCTCCCGATCGGCAGTCGGCAGGCGCTCGCCGGCGCAGTGACGACGGCGGTGACGCTCACGATGATCGGCGCACTCGTCGTGATGATCTTCGGGCCGACGGTGTTGGCTGGCTGA